A stretch of the uncultured Desulfobacter sp. genome encodes the following:
- a CDS encoding O-antigen ligase family protein, with protein MDLSYGHASQLIAGLLLGIMMFTACFIISPKKIFAVLIILIPFQIISSQYGTLNMVLVYLIFLAFLISSKIKFWPFLLSVCSIFFIYICSTIFAPRNTWFNHTIYLITVGSDFALFYITYNMFSRDSDLKYALRLLMIMNAFAIVYSLVVFFFGAERIAFLGVSEWALNYNTMERVRLLGAFNSPGVTAIFFASQMMFLLYAAFFTEQGKSKYFCYLMVLINFALVVAEGSRGSFFALAIMLPVLIFMLKPGIGVIKVTRLAIIGSLCFVALAFYVVFQTDHNRLFEKITGTEVNELGIPDTRQKAFEMTFKELNEKIMFGHGPTIQLLIEAQKKQKIIFGQSRGLQVFPHNLILYLLYTIGVLGLVAYGVFFFLILLKLLKSKHNQHPDNSIKYVPVLGIAYLGLLFLDQLKIEYLRFMFSDYQHYIFYLLGMLTAFAKIASSKEPQTNTMDRI; from the coding sequence ATGGACTTAAGCTACGGCCATGCCAGTCAATTAATTGCGGGATTACTTTTGGGAATCATGATGTTTACCGCATGCTTTATCATTTCCCCTAAAAAAATTTTTGCTGTATTAATTATACTCATCCCTTTTCAGATCATATCTTCCCAATATGGGACTCTAAATATGGTTTTGGTATATCTAATATTTTTGGCCTTTTTAATTAGTTCAAAAATCAAGTTTTGGCCTTTTCTCCTCAGTGTGTGTAGTATTTTTTTTATTTATATTTGTTCCACTATCTTTGCTCCAAGAAACACATGGTTTAATCACACCATATATTTAATTACCGTTGGTTCTGATTTTGCTCTGTTTTATATTACATACAACATGTTCTCCAGAGACTCAGATCTCAAATATGCATTGCGCTTATTGATGATTATGAATGCATTTGCCATCGTTTATTCATTGGTCGTTTTTTTCTTTGGGGCTGAGCGTATAGCATTTCTAGGCGTAAGTGAGTGGGCATTGAACTATAACACTATGGAAAGAGTTCGTCTTTTGGGTGCATTCAATTCACCAGGCGTAACTGCCATTTTTTTTGCAAGCCAGATGATGTTTTTGCTATACGCGGCCTTTTTTACTGAGCAGGGTAAGTCAAAGTATTTCTGTTATTTAATGGTTCTTATTAACTTCGCGTTGGTCGTTGCTGAGGGCAGCAGGGGCAGTTTTTTCGCTCTGGCTATAATGCTGCCGGTTTTAATCTTTATGTTAAAACCGGGTATTGGTGTTATCAAAGTAACCCGATTGGCAATTATCGGCTCTCTGTGTTTTGTGGCCTTAGCTTTTTATGTTGTATTTCAAACAGACCATAATCGGCTTTTTGAAAAAATAACCGGGACAGAGGTAAATGAACTTGGGATACCGGACACAAGGCAAAAAGCTTTTGAGATGACATTTAAAGAACTAAATGAAAAAATTATGTTTGGCCATGGCCCAACCATTCAATTGCTTATTGAGGCACAAAAAAAGCAAAAGATAATATTCGGCCAGTCAAGAGGGCTGCAGGTTTTTCCGCATAATTTGATTTTATATCTCCTTTATACAATTGGTGTGTTAGGTCTTGTTGCTTATGGTGTTTTTTTCTTTTTGATATTGCTTAAACTGCTCAAATCAAAACACAATCAACATCCTGACAATTCAATTAAATATGTCCCTGTATTAGGCATTGCTTATCTCGGATTGCTTTTTCTGGATCAACTTAAAATCGAATACCTGCGCTTTATGTTTTCCGATTATCAACACTATATATTTTACCTATTGGGGATGTT
- a CDS encoding sulfotransferase, protein MGKNKNVNNLSSAPVFLYGSGRSGTTWLEERIAGALYAEVIFEPLQERLNAIASTYGFRYLAACENHQELQAYFQKLIMGDLKYFWTRYRILPDRLLPNAQTFSNKGPFKAWLKRFPEAFSLMAKYRSTVNRPRKIIKLIRANLMIDWMVKAFPVSLHIAIVRHPASVIESRMRLDRVAQNVGGLKGANDWNAENLLKKYLQHPLPKDLKKSIRDVGPMADLNLYERHCVLWCIENKLLFDNKSIVSQLICYEDLIDKNNQAWSNLADTINVVESKLKQGMEKPSQQSSKLNNLHQYRPSHSPIEKLKFIQGASCIHRLQDYLDLFCIKYYRADSLLPEHHFEN, encoded by the coding sequence TTGGGTAAAAATAAAAATGTAAACAATCTATCCTCTGCACCTGTTTTTTTGTATGGCAGCGGACGAAGCGGCACCACATGGTTGGAGGAAAGAATCGCGGGGGCTTTATATGCAGAAGTCATTTTTGAACCGCTTCAGGAAAGGTTGAATGCAATAGCAAGCACCTATGGGTTTAGGTATTTGGCCGCCTGCGAAAATCATCAGGAACTCCAGGCCTATTTTCAAAAACTGATTATGGGTGATCTTAAATATTTTTGGACACGATATCGTATACTGCCGGACCGTTTATTGCCTAATGCTCAAACGTTCTCAAACAAAGGACCGTTTAAAGCCTGGCTCAAAAGATTTCCTGAAGCTTTCAGCCTAATGGCTAAGTATCGCTCAACGGTAAACAGACCAAGAAAAATCATCAAACTGATCAGAGCTAATTTGATGATTGACTGGATGGTTAAAGCATTTCCTGTTTCATTGCACATCGCAATCGTCAGGCATCCGGCTTCTGTGATTGAATCCAGAATGAGGTTGGACCGCGTTGCCCAGAATGTAGGAGGGCTTAAAGGCGCAAATGATTGGAACGCAGAAAATTTGCTGAAGAAATATTTGCAACATCCACTACCAAAAGATTTAAAAAAAAGTATCAGGGATGTTGGGCCAATGGCAGACCTCAATTTATATGAACGCCATTGTGTTCTTTGGTGCATTGAAAACAAGCTGTTGTTTGATAATAAAAGTATCGTTTCACAATTGATCTGCTATGAAGATCTTATAGATAAAAATAATCAAGCTTGGAGTAACTTGGCCGACACAATAAATGTTGTGGAAAGTAAATTAAAGCAAGGCATGGAAAAGCCATCCCAACAGTCGTCTAAACTAAATAATTTACACCAATATAGACCGTCTCATAGCCCGATTGAAAAATTAAAATTTATCCAAGGCGCATCTTGTATACACAGATTACAGGATTATTTGGATCTTTTTTGCATTAAATATTATCGGGCAGATTCTTTATTACCTGAACACCATTTTGAGAATTAA
- a CDS encoding oligosaccharide flippase family protein, which produces MDRIIHLIKTSTFLKNVATLISGKGLEAIIGFGLMPVVTRIFSPEDYGVAASLTATATILIPLATLSYQSAIVFTRRPDQEAALFRIVLILACLLSFFVVILVKVNDSLSLFTLESGLSDWLWVIPIYVIIRGAYVCFEQMLIKRREFKWLSSSGVFSVSAAMVIRLVWGGLQGSCVGILITAYVSGFIIKVGICASRIKNLKNFLLSRLEYRTLIAVAREYSDFPKFQMVGSFFRSMANNLPVTLFVTLYSPEVAGVYAMTLALSRRPLEMLLVSYRSVFIQESARIQDDFKLLRKLFLKHTLAISIIGGSSSLILFEGAPKLLPWVLGPKWAGVGIYLQILVPWLFSLLLCLPAASMYIVMRKQRIWAKIIIFESLLRVLVIPVGSYTNLTIETILWGYSIIGAISGIVTVLIVDKLLVEGGKG; this is translated from the coding sequence GTGGACAGAATAATACATCTTATAAAAACATCCACTTTTTTAAAGAATGTTGCAACGTTAATTAGCGGCAAGGGTCTAGAAGCGATTATTGGTTTTGGACTTATGCCGGTTGTAACAAGGATATTTTCTCCAGAGGACTATGGTGTTGCCGCCAGTTTGACCGCCACTGCAACAATACTAATCCCATTGGCAACCCTTTCCTATCAATCTGCCATTGTCTTTACAAGAAGACCTGACCAGGAAGCGGCTTTGTTCAGAATTGTTTTAATTTTGGCTTGCCTGCTTTCTTTTTTTGTCGTGATACTTGTAAAGGTAAATGACTCGTTGTCTCTATTCACTTTGGAATCTGGTTTAAGCGATTGGCTTTGGGTTATTCCAATTTACGTCATCATCAGGGGAGCTTATGTCTGTTTCGAGCAGATGCTGATTAAAAGACGGGAATTCAAGTGGTTATCAAGTTCCGGTGTTTTTAGTGTATCTGCTGCTATGGTGATCCGGTTGGTGTGGGGCGGATTACAGGGATCCTGTGTTGGTATTCTAATTACAGCGTATGTGTCGGGTTTTATAATCAAGGTTGGGATATGTGCTTCAAGGATAAAAAATTTGAAAAATTTTCTTTTAAGCCGCTTGGAATATCGAACTTTGATTGCCGTTGCCCGGGAGTATAGCGACTTCCCCAAGTTTCAAATGGTTGGATCATTTTTTAGATCAATGGCAAATAATCTTCCTGTTACTTTATTTGTGACCCTTTATTCACCGGAAGTTGCCGGCGTTTATGCAATGACACTGGCATTAAGCCGCAGGCCCTTAGAGATGCTTCTGGTCAGTTATAGATCGGTCTTTATCCAGGAAAGCGCACGAATACAAGACGATTTCAAATTACTCAGAAAGCTGTTTTTAAAGCACACTTTGGCCATTTCCATCATTGGGGGAAGTAGTTCTTTAATCCTTTTCGAGGGGGCTCCAAAGCTGCTTCCATGGGTGCTTGGTCCAAAATGGGCAGGCGTCGGTATATATCTGCAAATACTGGTTCCCTGGTTATTCTCTTTGCTGTTGTGTCTGCCTGCAGCAAGTATGTATATTGTTATGAGAAAGCAACGAATATGGGCTAAGATTATTATTTTTGAATCCCTTTTACGTGTGTTGGTTATACCTGTCGGCAGTTATACAAATTTAACCATTGAGACCATACTTTGGGGCTATTCTATTATTGGAGCAATTTCAGGAATTGTTACAGTCTTGATTGTTGATAAACTCTTAGTGGAAGGGGGAAAGGGTTAA
- a CDS encoding sulfotransferase, translating into MALQHKWYKYKKLMTIRANIYLRLIRLRVQLLKSRIKRRSQGELPDVLCVGVPKAATTWLYFNLRSYPEVFLPPQKELHFFSHKYYLKSTNSVFDHLKKNSYWHFEFNLGDPVHWRWYKSQFKGGKHKIKIDITPTYCRVSKERIGQIKQQLPHTKIILIIRNPIERAWSGASYFMDRKKGKSMAELNLTQEVLPWVLDAERLDYGNYIDMISNWDAFYDSKNIKYIFYDDINSDPEGTLHEIAAFMNIGKMTNTGNNRKDPNERINSDYKKINMPQEVKLKLKDIYFPHIEFLERRFSRDLSAWTE; encoded by the coding sequence ATGGCATTACAGCATAAGTGGTACAAATATAAGAAGTTGATGACCATAAGAGCAAACATTTACCTTCGGCTCATCAGGTTAAGGGTTCAGTTATTAAAATCAAGGATAAAACGACGTAGTCAAGGCGAGCTTCCAGACGTTTTGTGTGTTGGAGTTCCAAAGGCGGCAACAACTTGGTTATATTTTAATCTGCGCAGCTATCCTGAAGTTTTCCTCCCGCCGCAAAAAGAATTGCATTTTTTTTCACACAAATATTATCTAAAAAGCACAAATTCGGTATTCGACCATCTTAAAAAAAATTCTTATTGGCATTTTGAATTTAATCTGGGCGATCCGGTTCATTGGCGATGGTATAAATCCCAATTTAAAGGTGGCAAACATAAGATAAAAATAGATATAACACCGACGTATTGCCGAGTCTCTAAGGAAAGGATCGGACAAATCAAACAACAGCTGCCCCATACAAAAATTATTTTAATTATAAGAAACCCTATAGAGAGAGCCTGGTCCGGCGCCAGTTATTTTATGGATCGCAAAAAAGGGAAAAGTATGGCTGAGTTGAATCTCACACAAGAGGTCCTGCCATGGGTTCTTGACGCGGAACGATTGGATTATGGTAATTATATCGATATGATCAGTAATTGGGATGCTTTTTATGATTCCAAAAATATTAAATATATTTTCTATGATGATATAAATTCAGACCCGGAAGGAACATTGCATGAGATCGCAGCCTTTATGAATATTGGTAAAATGACCAATACGGGTAACAATAGAAAGGATCCAAACGAACGAATTAATTCTGACTATAAAAAGATAAATATGCCTCAGGAAGTAAAGTTAAAACTCAAAGACATATATTTTCCCCATATAGAATTTTTGGAACGCCGTTTTAGCAGAGATTTATCCGCGTGGACAGAATAA
- a CDS encoding sulfotransferase, which yields MGATKTHFIILTTQRTGSTMFYHYLNQHPSISARGELFMKKSKKDNSYKAFKNATVRNKINHLFNRNASVEQFLSAYFSADLPAQAVGFKLMYDQINSSITQWIIDNKVKIIHLIRRNTLKMILSRKTAMKRKLYHSTGTEKIENVTIHLQPEKTINEIKNIQANIKKYQQRYPQKEYIEIFYEDFVENMNKEAQAIFSFLNLDPFECSVPEYKKINTDNIQQLIENYEEITSFFGKTEFNRFLT from the coding sequence ATGGGTGCAACAAAAACGCATTTTATCATTTTAACCACTCAAAGAACCGGCTCAACGATGTTTTATCATTATCTTAATCAGCATCCCTCAATAAGTGCTCGCGGGGAGCTTTTTATGAAAAAAAGCAAGAAGGATAATAGTTACAAGGCCTTTAAAAATGCTACTGTCAGAAATAAAATCAATCATCTGTTCAATCGGAATGCCTCAGTGGAACAATTTTTAAGCGCGTATTTTTCAGCAGACCTGCCTGCCCAGGCCGTAGGCTTTAAATTAATGTATGATCAAATAAACAGTTCGATAACTCAGTGGATTATAGATAACAAAGTAAAGATTATTCATCTCATACGGCGAAATACACTCAAGATGATTCTTTCCCGAAAAACAGCAATGAAAAGGAAACTATATCATTCAACCGGCACCGAAAAAATTGAAAATGTTACTATTCATTTACAGCCAGAGAAAACCATAAATGAGATCAAAAACATACAGGCAAATATAAAAAAATATCAACAACGCTACCCCCAAAAAGAATATATTGAAATTTTTTATGAAGATTTTGTAGAAAATATGAACAAAGAAGCCCAAGCTATCTTTTCATTTTTAAATCTGGACCCATTTGAATGCTCAGTTCCGGAATACAAAAAAATTAATACGGATAATATTCAACAACTTATTGAAAATTATGAAGAAATCACCTCGTTTTTTGGAAAGACAGAATTTAACAGATTTTTGACATAA
- a CDS encoding GDP-L-fucose synthase, with the protein MNKTDKILIAGASGMVGSAIIRKLVDKGFSNLVGTYHSSILEEQINMPIQHLKADLTNQATVNELFETEKPAHVFLAAARVGGIHANNTYPAQFIHDNLTIQTNIIHSAYVHKVQRLLFLGSSCIYPKNAPQPMKEEHLLTGILEPTNEPYAIAKIAGIKMCESYNRQYCTRFMAVMPTNLYGPNDNFNLETSHVLPALIRKFHEAKQTGAPTVTIWGTGAPMREFLHVDDMADASVSIMSLPDSTVDRHLTSYPSPCFVNVGTGTDCTIKELARTIKKEVGFQGDLVFDSSKPDGTPRKLLDVSRLKELGWSASIHLDQGIRSTYDWFRK; encoded by the coding sequence ATGAATAAAACAGATAAAATTCTCATAGCCGGTGCTTCCGGCATGGTGGGCTCCGCCATTATAAGAAAACTGGTTGACAAAGGATTTAGCAATCTTGTCGGTACATATCACTCTTCAATCCTTGAAGAACAAATAAATATGCCGATTCAACACCTGAAAGCCGATTTGACAAACCAGGCAACCGTGAATGAATTGTTTGAAACAGAAAAACCCGCCCATGTGTTTCTGGCAGCCGCCAGGGTCGGCGGCATTCATGCCAACAACACTTACCCGGCCCAATTCATCCATGACAACCTGACCATCCAGACCAACATAATTCATTCGGCTTATGTGCATAAAGTACAAAGATTGCTTTTTCTGGGCTCCTCATGCATTTATCCCAAAAATGCGCCCCAGCCCATGAAAGAGGAACATCTGCTTACAGGAATACTGGAGCCTACGAATGAACCCTATGCCATTGCTAAAATTGCCGGCATTAAGATGTGCGAATCTTACAACCGTCAGTACTGCACCCGGTTCATGGCAGTCATGCCCACCAACCTTTACGGCCCAAACGACAATTTTAATCTTGAAACCTCCCATGTGCTTCCTGCCCTGATCCGTAAGTTTCACGAAGCAAAGCAGACCGGCGCCCCAACCGTAACTATCTGGGGAACAGGAGCCCCTATGCGGGAGTTTTTGCATGTAGATGACATGGCCGATGCCTCTGTCTCTATTATGTCTTTGCCGGACAGTACTGTAGACCGCCATCTCACCAGTTATCCTTCCCCCTGTTTTGTCAATGTAGGGACCGGAACAGACTGCACCATAAAAGAACTTGCCCGGACCATAAAAAAGGAGGTTGGATTCCAGGGAGACCTGGTGTTTGATTCATCCAAACCCGACGGCACCCCCAGAAAGCTTCTGGATGTCTCTCGCTTAAAGGAACTTGGCTGGTCAGCATCCATCCACTTGGACCAGGGTATCCGGTCTACCTACGACTGGTTTAGGAAGTAA
- the gmd gene encoding GDP-mannose 4,6-dehydratase produces the protein MKKALITGITGQDGAYLAQFLLGKGYEVHGIKRRASLFNTDRIDHLYEDPHTDNRKLILHYGDLTDASNLIRILQLVQPDEVYNLAAQSHVQVSFESPEYTADADALGTMRLLEGIRLLGLENKTRFYQASTSELFGKVQEVPQTEKTPFYPRSPYACAKLYAYWITVNYREAYNIYACNGILFNHESPIRGETFVTRKITRALCRVHLGMQDCLYLGNMNALRDWGHAKDYVEMQWLMLQQDVPDDYVIATGEQHSVREFVELSAKELGMAIEWQGEGVDEKGINPANGKTIVAVDPRYFRPTEVETLLGDPAKAKQNLGWEPKISFKELVREMTLADLEEAKRDELCKRAGFKVFNQNE, from the coding sequence ATGAAAAAAGCACTCATTACCGGTATCACAGGCCAGGACGGCGCTTATCTTGCGCAGTTCCTCCTTGGCAAAGGGTACGAAGTTCATGGCATCAAACGCCGTGCTTCTTTGTTTAACACAGATCGTATCGATCATCTCTACGAGGATCCTCATACGGACAATCGTAAATTGATCCTTCATTACGGAGACCTCACCGATGCTTCAAATCTAATCCGCATCCTCCAGCTGGTCCAGCCGGACGAAGTATACAATCTGGCTGCACAAAGCCATGTGCAGGTTTCATTTGAATCTCCTGAATACACCGCAGACGCAGATGCCCTTGGCACAATGCGCCTGCTCGAAGGCATCCGCCTATTGGGTCTGGAAAATAAAACCCGGTTTTACCAGGCCTCCACATCAGAGTTGTTCGGCAAAGTCCAGGAAGTTCCCCAGACAGAAAAAACACCATTTTATCCCAGATCCCCATACGCCTGTGCTAAGCTTTACGCCTACTGGATCACGGTGAACTACAGGGAAGCCTATAACATATACGCCTGCAACGGTATCCTCTTTAACCATGAATCGCCTATCCGCGGGGAAACTTTTGTGACGCGGAAAATTACCCGGGCACTGTGCCGAGTTCATTTAGGCATGCAGGATTGCCTTTACCTGGGCAACATGAACGCTCTCAGGGACTGGGGCCATGCAAAAGACTATGTTGAAATGCAATGGCTGATGCTTCAGCAGGATGTTCCTGATGATTATGTCATTGCCACAGGGGAGCAGCATTCAGTCCGGGAATTCGTGGAATTATCAGCCAAGGAACTGGGCATGGCCATCGAATGGCAGGGCGAAGGTGTTGATGAAAAAGGCATCAATCCGGCCAACGGTAAAACCATCGTAGCTGTAGATCCCAGGTATTTTCGTCCTACCGAAGTGGAAACCCTTTTGGGAGATCCTGCAAAAGCCAAACAAAATTTGGGCTGGGAACCGAAAATCAGCTTTAAAGAACTGGTCAGGGAAATGACCTTAGCCGATCTTGAAGAAGCCAAACGGGACGAATTATGCAAGCGCGCCGGCTTCAAGGTGTTTAATCAAAATGAATAA
- a CDS encoding asparaginase domain-containing protein — protein sequence MDTISIIATGGTIDKIYFDAKSEYEVGPPNAIQVLDQFNLQVPYTITSLMRKDSLDLTDEDRERIAQTVAADPCRKIIITHGTDTMPETARHIIGHGGAKDKIVVLTGALLPAMFNATDAVFNLGCALGAVQKANPGVYIAMNGKIFMGGKVVKNRKLGKFEER from the coding sequence ATGGACACAATTTCGATTATTGCTACCGGTGGAACTATTGATAAAATTTATTTTGATGCAAAAAGTGAATATGAGGTCGGGCCTCCCAACGCAATTCAGGTGCTTGATCAATTCAATCTGCAAGTCCCTTACACCATTACGTCACTTATGAGGAAAGACAGCCTTGATTTAACCGATGAGGACAGGGAGCGTATCGCCCAAACGGTTGCAGCAGACCCATGCAGGAAAATTATCATCACCCACGGCACAGATACCATGCCGGAGACGGCCAGGCACATCATTGGCCATGGCGGTGCAAAGGATAAAATTGTTGTGCTCACAGGCGCGCTTCTTCCTGCCATGTTTAATGCCACGGACGCGGTTTTCAATTTAGGCTGTGCTCTAGGTGCTGTTCAAAAGGCCAACCCTGGTGTTTACATTGCCATGAACGGAAAAATATTCATGGGGGGAAAGGTCGTTAAAAATAGAAAATTAGGTAAATTTGAAGAGCGTTGA
- a CDS encoding alpha/beta hydrolase, with protein MEDNQANPYAVLDQPQVLQYLFHPRRDVPGKSVSDKEYFIPVDQDIEIGATFHLAAPSFPTILFFHGNGEIVSDYDDLGPVFNQQGINFIVVDYRGYGKSSGSPTVSSMLLDCHKILDFVIKELKNRAFTGSLTVMGRSLGSAPALELAANRQDRIDRLVIESGFAHAAPLLKTLGLDPGKIGFQETQGFGNADKIQHWHKPLLVIHAQFDHIIDFSQGQDLYNLCPCADKNLLMIPGANHNDIFIKGFDQYMYSLKMFLD; from the coding sequence ATGGAAGACAATCAAGCTAATCCATACGCTGTCCTGGACCAGCCCCAGGTGCTTCAATATCTGTTTCATCCGCGGCGCGACGTTCCGGGAAAGTCCGTTTCCGACAAGGAATATTTTATTCCCGTTGACCAGGATATTGAAATCGGGGCAACCTTTCACTTGGCAGCCCCCTCATTTCCCACCATTCTTTTCTTTCACGGCAATGGCGAGATCGTATCCGACTATGATGATCTTGGGCCCGTTTTCAATCAACAGGGTATCAATTTTATAGTTGTCGACTACCGGGGATACGGCAAATCTTCAGGCTCACCCACAGTCTCTTCAATGCTGCTGGATTGCCATAAAATTTTGGATTTCGTTATTAAGGAACTTAAAAATCGTGCTTTTACAGGTTCCCTGACGGTTATGGGCCGATCCCTTGGCAGTGCACCGGCTCTGGAGTTGGCAGCCAATCGTCAAGACAGAATTGACAGGCTGGTCATCGAAAGCGGATTTGCCCATGCGGCCCCACTGTTGAAGACCCTCGGGCTTGATCCCGGCAAAATTGGTTTTCAGGAAACTCAAGGGTTCGGCAATGCCGATAAAATACAGCACTGGCACAAGCCCCTTTTAGTTATCCATGCCCAGTTTGACCACATTATTGACTTTTCACAAGGCCAAGATCTTTACAATCTTTGCCCTTGCGCAGACAAAAATCTTTTAATGATCCCCGGCGCCAATCACAACGATATTTTTATCAAGGGGTTTGATCAGTATATGTACAGCCTGAAAATGTTTCTTGACTGA
- a CDS encoding diguanylate cyclase translates to MDRIDNKRGLMGRIRLFWILLAFQLIVLIIQFSLVNFGTVRALKNEFNEMVFHDLSNQGHLLHELISDEEFFQYRIEDEKIRQLTRICNEGKIRLTLMDTQGVVFFDSHHDYRKMENHAGRPEMKAALQGQPGKSSRYSNTLEKNMFYYAVPYLLDAKIIGAMRIAFAEEKATEKQIRITKLLTTINLIILLLTAIIVAILTNKLRIVIHKVETVALKIGEGDPPSEYPKPISRELTSLVETIAQMSEKITKQQEKLTQLTLVDGLTGLGNRRKFDEALAYQWQFCRRSDRPLSFLIIDIDYFKRYNDTLGHPAGDECLKQVAALLTQTVSRQTDLVIRLGGEEFGILMPDTDKSGAVYIAQHIHDKINTVQLPHPDSPVASYLTFSMGLETLKPSDDNIPMSDLFESADKALYQAKHEGRNRIQVFTD, encoded by the coding sequence ATGGACAGGATTGATAACAAAAGAGGTCTAATGGGGCGGATAAGGCTTTTTTGGATACTGCTGGCCTTTCAATTGATAGTTCTTATCATTCAGTTTTCTCTTGTTAATTTCGGAACCGTTAGGGCGCTTAAAAATGAATTCAATGAAATGGTTTTTCACGACTTGTCCAACCAGGGTCATTTGCTACATGAACTAATCAGTGATGAAGAATTCTTTCAATACCGTATAGAGGATGAAAAAATACGTCAGCTGACAAGAATCTGCAATGAAGGGAAGATCCGGTTAACGCTTATGGACACGCAAGGCGTCGTTTTTTTTGATAGCCATCATGATTACCGAAAAATGGAGAACCATGCCGGACGGCCGGAGATGAAGGCCGCGCTCCAGGGACAACCCGGAAAATCTTCTCGATACAGCAATACATTGGAAAAGAATATGTTTTATTATGCTGTTCCCTATTTGTTAGACGCTAAAATTATCGGAGCAATGAGAATTGCATTTGCCGAAGAAAAAGCAACTGAAAAACAGATACGGATAACTAAACTGCTTACGACAATAAATTTGATCATTCTTTTACTCACAGCAATAATTGTCGCTATTTTGACCAATAAACTGAGAATTGTTATTCACAAGGTTGAGACGGTGGCGCTTAAGATTGGGGAAGGAGACCCGCCGTCTGAATATCCGAAACCGATATCCAGGGAATTAACCAGTCTTGTGGAAACAATTGCTCAAATGTCTGAAAAAATAACAAAACAGCAGGAAAAGCTTACACAGCTTACATTGGTGGATGGCCTGACCGGTTTGGGCAATCGCAGGAAGTTTGACGAAGCGTTGGCATATCAATGGCAGTTCTGCCGCCGGAGTGACAGGCCGCTGAGTTTTCTTATCATCGATATTGATTATTTTAAACGGTATAATGATACGCTGGGCCATCCGGCCGGGGACGAGTGCCTTAAACAAGTGGCGGCGCTACTGACACAAACTGTCTCCCGTCAGACAGATCTCGTCATTCGTTTGGGCGGAGAGGAATTTGGTATTCTGATGCCTGATACGGATAAATCCGGTGCTGTTTACATCGCACAACACATTCATGACAAAATAAATACAGTTCAATTGCCCCATCCGGATTCTCCGGTCGCTTCTTATCTTACTTTCAGCATGGGGCTTGAAACATTAAAGCCGTCAGATGATAATATTCCCATGTCGGATTTGTTTGAAAGCGCAGATAAGGCACTTTACCAGGCCAAACATGAAGGGAGAAATAGAATTCAAGTGTTTACGGACTAA